The genomic segment ATCTTCTCAGGACTTGTATTCCAGGGAGATACCTCATTCATTATCTTTATGACTATTAAAGAAACACAGCTCTTTTCAATTGTGTAAAAAAGTtgtggccaagtgcagtggctcacacttctaatcccaaTGCTGCAGGTGCCAAgactggaggatcatttgagaccaggaattccaggccagcctggcaacatagcaagattccatctctagatatgtatataattgttgaaaaaagataaataaattaatttccaTCATACCTTTATATGAGCTACCCAAACAGCTAGGAATTTGATTATGCTGCTGTTACTAAATCTTTGATAACCATTGTGAGATGTTTAAAGAACCAGAAATGTCAGTTTTGAAAGTGGCCTTCAAATGACTTTTGATCACACATTCCTTCGGTAAATAATTGTAGGAACTTTccaatatatatgtttattttaaatctatataTGTATACTGTTTCATTAGTATAAAATGTACATTATAAAGCATATAAAAACATATGCAAAGAAGTTTTAGAGTAAAACTCTAAATAGAATTCCTAATATTTCCTCCATTTTCCCTGGGATACGGGCACCCCACTATGGAGACCACTGGGCTATAAAATTATCTAGCTTTGACTTTCAGTAACATAGTACTATATCTAATCTGCTGCGGTTTTGTTTGGAGAATCCAAAAATTCCAAAACAGTTTGATGTTCTTTAGACgatgaataatttatttaatttagtgGTCGTCTTGATCTTTCAACATTTGCCTCCTGCTGGTCCTCTCTCCCTAGTCCCTTAGGGAGTGGAGCAGAGGTATCAGGGCATGGACACAGGGTGTTTTCTCAGGAAGACAATGGTTGAGTGGCAGAAGCTGGATTTCTTTTCATATGAGCTATTTCAAAAGCATCTTCCTTGAGATTGACCTTGAGGCTGCATTTCTAAAAGTGCACTtaatattctttgaaaaaattacttGCAAGCTGCTTTTAGGGCTGTGTGACATGCAGTGCAGTTTGACAGCTGCAAAAATACAAGTTGTCAAGTTGTGTGTTGAGAAGTGAGAGTGGGGAATTGCACCTTCAGTGCGTTCCTAAACCCATCATTGTGGATTGTTTGGCTGCCTGATCCAGAGTTCTTTCTATTTGTCAAAACTTAACTTCACCTTTAAAAATCTGTCCACACAAGATGGCACCAGCAGCCACTCTGGCCTTTGATGTGGTGGCAGTGGCCCTCACTGACCCAAAATTTGCTAATGCAACTGCTGCTTTGCCGCACAGAACTGGCAAAGGCTTGTTTCTCATGACTCTTTGATGACTCTCTTTAGGAATAGGGGTGGGTGGGATTTAGAACATGTATTTACATTCTAATGTAAATTATGTGGCCGCCACATCATGGGGTCCCTTCAATTTTCTCAATGGTCTTTTAGGAAGAGCCAGTGAAGTGGAGGTGAAAAATGAAATCGTGGCgaatgtggggaaaagagaaatcTTGCACAATACTGAGAAAGAACAACACACAGAGGACACAGTGAAAGATTGTGTGGACATAGAGGTATTCCCTGCTGGAGAGAATACCGAGGACCAGAAATCCTCTGAAGACACTGCCCCATTCCTAGGAACCTTAGCAGGTGCTACGTATGAGGAACAGGTTCAAAACCAAATTCTAGAGAGCACTTCTCTCCCTGAAAACCCAGCACAGGCTGAGTCAGATGAGGTCATGGGTGCACCAGATGACAGGACCAGAACTCCCCTTGAGCCATCCAGCTGTTGGAATGACTTAGATGGCGGGAACCACACAGGGAATGTGGGAGAGGCAGCGGCGACTCAGGTTGGAGAGcaggcaggcacagtggcctCGTGTCCTTTAGGGCATAGTGATGACACAGTTTATCATGATGACAAATGTACAGTAGAGGTCCCCCAAGAGTTAGAGACAAGCACAGGGCATAGTTTAGAGAAAGAATTCACCAACCAGGAAGCAGCTGAGCCCAAGGAGGTTCCAGTGCAGAGTACAGAAGTAGGTAGGGATCACAACGAAGAAGAGGGTGAAGAAACAGTATTAAGGGATGAGAAACCAATCAAGACAGAAGTTCCTGGTTCTCCAGCAGGAACTGAGAGCAATGGTCAGGAAGCGACAGGTCCGAGTACAGTAGACACTCAAAGTGAATCCTTAGATATGAAAGAGcctgaggaagaaaagaatgacCAACAGGGAGAGGCATTGGACTCATCGCAGAAGAagacaaagaacaagaaaaagaaaaacaagaagaaaaaatccCCAGTACCTGTAGAAACCCTTAAAGATGTTAAAAAAGAGTTAACTTATCAGAACACAGATTTAAGTGAAATTAAGGAAGAAGAGCAGGTAAAGTCTACTGACAGAAAGTCCGCAGTGGAAGCCCAAAACGAGGCGCCTGAAAATCCAAAACAGAAAATTGCGGCAGAAAGCAGTGAAAATGCTGATTGTCCGGAGAATCCTAAAATTAAGTTGGCTGGAAAACTTGACCAAGAAGGCGATGATGTAAAAACAGCAGCTGAGGTGGTACTAGCTGATGGAGACACATTAGATTTTGAGGATGACACAGTTCAGTCATTAGGCCCGAGGGCTGGTGGTGAAGAATTAGATGACGGTGTTGCAAAAGATAATGCTAAAACAGATGGTGCCACTCAAAGCAGTCCCCTAGAAGCAGAGAGCGAAGACGCAGATAGCTGCGCCCTGCCCGAAAATGAAAGTCCCTCACAGGACATTAGCGATGCCTGTgaagcagaaagtacagagaggtGTGGGATGTCAGAACATCCAAGTCAGACTGTCAGGAAAGCTTTAGACAGCAGTAGCCTAGAAAATGATGACTTGTCAGCACCGGGAGGAGAGCCGGGGGACTTCAATCCAGAAAGCAGAGAAGATACCAGAGGAGGGAATGAGAAGGGCAAAAGCAAAGAAGACTGTACCATGTCCTAAGCTGAGGCAGGCGGCAGGTGTGGTGCCCAGGAAGTCTGAGTGTGAGGGGCTCTTTTCTCCACTGCCAATGTAAGTAGAATGTTATAAATTCATAGAGGTGCACTGTATGCCAATCACCAGGTGATCTACTGCTTTAAGTTATAGACTGTTACTTGTAGATTTCCATGTAATCATTGAGGTTATCACCCAGATTAGAAAGACATATTTGTTATCAGTGTATGTTCTAATTGAGAGCATTCCAGTAGTATCAAACAATAATGTCTACTGTTTATAGTCcacttaataaaaatagaagcatTTACCATTTGCCTTAGGCTGATAGGAATGTGGATATTCTTGACCAAATATATCAGCATCTAGTTGAAATGACCAAATAGCATTCTTAGACTTATGTATTATGAATATAATTGATATTTAAATTAATGTCTTGTTCACATATGTGTATtttcatatttgatttttaaatgtacattataACCTGTATGGTATTTTATGTAAAGGGGATAAACAGCCAAATAGCAAATAGGTCACTGAATGATAAGATTTGCACCTTAGAACAATAGTCATTTTAAGGATAACAAGTAAACGTCTGAAAGCACGAGGGGCTTTGTTTGCCTTCACCTCATAGAAGTCTTTGATCTTGAACCAATGCTTTTGGATCTCATTGTTGATATACCTGAATTTACTCTGTAGGAGATTTTAACTTCACTTCATGCTGATGATGTATcaatttcattttatagaaagatttaaagtttttttctggtAGTGATATATGTCAAATTACATTTCCTACTGCAGTATTTGAGCAGGGacagtcattttttaaatgtttttggctgggcgcggtggctcacgcctgtaatctcagcacgttgggaggccgaggcaggtggatcacctgaggtcaggagtttgaggccagcctggccaacatggtgaaaccctgtctgtactaaaaatacaaaaaattagccaggcgtggtggtgggtgcctgtaatccccgccattctggaggctgaggccggagaatcgcttgaacctgcgaggcagaaattgcagtgagccgagatcaagccgttgtactccagcctagacaacaagagcgaaactctgtcaaaaaaaaaaacaacacaaaacaatgttttcacgcctgtaaccctagcacattgggaagccaagatgggaggatcacttgaggccaggagttcaaggctgcagtgagctatgattgcaccacggtactctagcctgggagacagagtgagaccctgtctcttaaaaaaaaaaaaaaaaaaaagattttgaaccTTAAAATTACTTCTCTTTGTTTGAATTTCTAATCGTCATTCAAAAGAGCAGTAAAAAAGGTTACTTGTTCTTGTACAAACTACTAATTAGACTATAGTAGAATATTTTAAAGAGCTGAATCACTTTTGGTATTTtggtataaatattttcatttgttatgTCCCAGTGTATTCTTATTGGAAAATTTGTGTTTTGATCTGCCTgaagaaaatatctgttttctatataaagaaacatttaaaaaataattgtaaagttagatttaaaattgtaaaatataaaatcacaaaGGAATGTACCTTATGAATGTTGACATTTTATGAAATTATGTGGATTCATATTACTGTTACAAGATAGAATTTAATGCAAAAAGACCAAAACCTCAATAAAATTTGAGGAAAACGTAAGTGTTATTAtgtaactgaaataaaaacattttataattgtaCAAGACTGTGGTTCCACTCTTTGGGCTGCTTGAAGTCTGAGTCTGACTACTGTTGTATGTAATACCACCTTTCCAGTAATACCTGCTTGCGGGTTGCTGATTCCCATTGGGGTCCTGTGGAAGACCCACACCTGATGCCCATCCTCAGTAAGGAATGCACTTCCCTCCTGGCATCGAGCCTGGGGCTAGCATGAGCATTACTGGGAGAATTGAGACTATCGTCCCGCACCATCTCCTGTGATCTGTGGTTCTAATGTGCAGCCTCAGTTGAAAACGGTCTTCATCTGTTGCTGTGCTTGAATGCACCAATACTTAGAATGTTTTGAAGAgtatgatgaaaatggaaaaaacctTGACTATTTCTGCCCAAGTGTCCTGAAGTGGAGGATGGTAGGGATGATAAATGCTTGCTAGGAAATCAAGTCCAAGGGCTCTATAGGACTTCACAGGGTTTTAGTTTATGTCTCTAACTTTAGCAAAGCTGCATTCATATTGGAATGCATACTGGAAACAGCTCTCATTCCTACCTTTAAAGGGCTCTTGGAAAGCAGTTCAACAACCAAGGTCACTAAATGGTGAGATCATCAAGCCATTTTAAGTTCTTTCCCATGTTATTCACCAGCACCCTGCAGGACGTTGGGCACATGTCACATCCCTCAGCTCAGCCATCCAGCTGTCTCAGTGATTCACCACtcatttgtttaattaattaacaGGTTTGATCACTTTGTACATGGAAGGCACTGTACCATTGAACAAGCGGCTAGGACCCAGCCCTCCAGTAGGGAATGGGCAGCTGAAAATCCATGagcaaaaaagaaggaaaaagaaagacttCTGAGGAGCCAAGCCATTTCTCGATGATTTCAGAGCCTTCGTTCTGAGCATCAGTTATCTGCTCTCCAGTGTAATGACTTTATAGCCAAGCACAGTAATTGACATTACTGTGAAGGCTCTTAACTTACCAAGAAATGGTTaaggctgggcacattggctcatgcctataatcccagcagtttgggaggccgaggtaggtggatcacttgagcccaggagttcaagcccagcctgggcaacatggtgaaagtccatctctacaaaaaaaatatacaattagccaggcatggtggcatgtgcatgtagtcccagctacttaggaggcagaggtgggagaaacatctgagcctgggaggtcgaggctgcagtgagttatgatcacaccactgtactccatcctgggcaatggagtgaaaccctgtctcaaaaaaaatgaaagaaaaaaagagaaagttgacTTAGCTATACTCCATGTAAGAAGGTATAGAAATATATAGGGCAATTTAGAAAGATTATAGCGTCAAAAGATTCAAACTCAGAAAAGAATCGAAAGGTTGCCTTCCAGCCATATCCCCAGAGGAACCTAGACCACTGGGGTTTCACTATCATACAGAATAGAGAAAAACATTGGTTACTGACACCTGAAATCAAAAAGCATGGATATTTTTCAGTCCCAAACCCGAACATAGCTcccatatataaatgtaaatctTCCTTCAAAAGTATAATTAAGTATAATTATGGGTGTCTGTCAAAAATGCAGAGGAAGATGGATTTTGAATTATAGGTTGTTATACAAAGGTTGGACAGCAATCAAGTTTTTAAACAGTTTTCAAGAATGACCCTAAAAGAGATGTATGACCTTGGTCACTTTCCATAGTTTTTAATATTTGCAGTTAACAGAAGACCTAATGACCTGACACTTAAGTTTCCACTATCACTAGAACCCTGAATGCTAATTCTGGGGAGTTTAGATGGTTTGGGGTTCCTGTTTTCTGTTGATAGACTCCCTTTCTGGGAGACCACCCCATAACCCTGTACAGCATGCCACCCATGGCCACCCGTCAAGGGAACACAACAGTAAGATTTGTTCCAGACGTCTGGGCCCCTAAGGGAAAGGGAGGGGTGTTTGTGTGCGCATGTATTATGTTCAGAATATGTACTTGTTCAGTGTGATAGTTGTACATGGAGAAAACTTGGTCTTTCAAGAAGAAAATCCTTTTGTTCTCTTTGTCCCTATCTACTGCctctcttaaatatttttcaacatgTGAATGGTTGGTGGCTCATACAGGGAAAAATTTCCCAATTATGCAGACATTATAAGTCTACCAGTGATGTGCCactatttattcaacaaattggACTTGGTGGTTTTTAACGCTGTGAAAACTAGTACTCTTATTTTCTTCATGTCAAATTattttgcttcatttctttttctgttttcttcaaacTCTTTCgttcttgttttcttctccaagtctcctttaaaatttctcttccttaaaagtttcttctctctctatttttaatattctcaCTATACAACTCAATGTCAGTTTACCTATATCGATTTTGCTTGCGCTCTTATTACATTTTAACAGTTACTTTCTAGTGCTTATCTAGAATATTTGAagttttctagaagaaaacaataatttaCTATAGATACTTGAGCTTCAAGATCACATTCTGATATATTCAGTGTTTCTTATGATGCCTGTAGTTTTTGTATGTAGGAGTATTAAAACATGTAAGAAAATGAATGTGATACTGGACAAAAGAATCAGGTTTATAACTGCAAACATCTTTTTTTCAGTGTTGGGTGGGTTACGGGAGGGAAAGAGTAAAACATCTGTCAGAAGTAATTTGactataaattaaaataactcaaaaggatgataaatttaatttatattgtgCTTAATATTATCTGGTGTTTTACTGTGCCTTTCAAAACAACAACTTAGGATCTTCGGAAAACATAATTAGAGAAAAATGTAACTTGGATTAGCATGTGGctagatgattttttaaatgaaaatgaagatgcattttatatgaattattttcttttcacatggcTAATCAAGGTTAGTTGTTCATTCTGCGAAGAATCTGGAGGTAGGCCGCGTGAGAGCAGCGTCCCAGTGGGCTAAGAGCTTTGAGTCAGGGTCTGACTCAGAGGTGTGAGTTTAGATCTGAAAAAATAGTGGGTGCCCGTTAGGGGCATGTTCCTGTGGTTGGGCTGCAAGGCCTTAAGAAAATTGCTTAGTGGTTCTGGGCCTCTGAGCCTCATCTATAGAAGGAGGCTGTAATGAAGCCCACCCTTAGGGCTTCCAGGGCTGAAACAAGCTAATGATGTCAAAGCTGCTAGAACAGTACCTGTGTCAGAGTGAGTGTGTAGCATACGTTATCACTGTCATCACTCCAGCATTCTGACTGTGCCTTTACACTAGTGTGGGATTTTGCCCAAACCTCTAAACCCTCCCCAAGCTGTGGTTTCCCCCACCCAGTCCGAAGACCGTAGTACTTGACCCTCCTTCAGAGAGATGTTTGGGTAATTTATAGACACTTAACATTTATGCATCTTTATATATCAGGGGTGGGAGGAATTACAGACACTTAAACCATTACTGCCTTCTTCCTCAAAAGAAGAACACCTTTGATAACTGGGTTAGCAGAGGTGTTAGTGGACTTAGGGTTGTAAACAGATAGTCACAGCACTGACATCGATGAGTCCATGAGAGACATTAGAAAGATAAAGAAATCTGGGATGTAAACTTGGAAAGGCGAGGCTGTTCAAAATGTTGGTGCTATTGAACTGTGATTCTCAGTGTTTGTACATTGCTAATGATGTTAAACCATGAAGCTGTGAGATCTTGTGTTGCAGTGTGGTTTGGCCCTAGCGTTCTTGCATGCTAACCTAAGGTAGAAGATTAGCAGCCTGTTTGCATGCAGCCGGATGCTGCCCCTGACGTGAAGCATGTTCTGGGAGGTTGACCCAACCCCCCTTGGCTGAATTCTTCCCCCGTCCTGTCTGTGGCCTCATTCACCGTGGTACGTGTATAACTACTTCCATCATTCATTTCACTAACCTGAACGATCATTCTTCAGTTTAGCAATGTGCTGAAAGGCGCGGCACGGATTCACCTAAACCTGTGTCTTTCTGATTTCTTTAGATATTAGGTTGAAAAAGCTGGTTGATGAACGGGAATGCTTATTGGAACAGGTAACAATCTTTTATTACTTTACCGGTTCTTGAACAGGGCACCTGAAACCACCTGCCCATCCTTCCTTCTTGCTTACTCAGAAAACCCCGAAGTTAATCATGCCTGAAAGTCATTATCAAGCCAACTGGTGTTCTTAAGATTGTTATCCAAATAGAACATCAAAGTTAATATTTTCATCCAAAGAGAACATCCTGAGTCACACGAGGTTTAATGAGGATGTCTCAAAGGCCCAAAGCCATGGAACTGAATTTGGTACATTTTACTGAATTGCtacttaaatataaatatcaatcattaataatattaatgattaacCATTGAGAGGCAAGGGCATTACTGAGTCATTCCAAATAGCACTTCCCTTGTCCATATGGGTTGTTTGTCCATAAAAGTCAGGTTTGTACTCTTGGTGAGCAGCATCCCTCTCTCACCGGTATTTCTTTGTTACAGCTCAACAAAATTGTTTTAACCATGTTTATCTTCATTGCTCTCTCCTACCTCAAGAAGTagcgggccaggtgcagtggctcacacctctaatcctagcactttgggaggccgaggcaggtggatcacttgaggtcaggaggtcaagagcagcctgccaacatggtgaaaccccatctctactaaaaatacaaaaagtagccacgcgtgatggtgggcgcccgtaatcccagctactcaggaggctgaggcaagaaaatcgcttgaacacaggaagcagaggttgcagtgagccaagactgcaccgctgcacttcaggctgggtgacagagcaagattccatctcaaaaacaaagaaatactgaACAGTTGTCCTATTTTGGATCTTTTCATATGCAGGATAGTGATTACATCACTCTACAACCACTTTCCTCTAATTTCTCCTCATAAGCCTAATCAAATATATTTGCCTTACTTTCTACCATTCTGTTGAAGATTCTCCGAAAATTGGAGAAAGCACTAAAGATGGTAGGAAGATTCCCCTGAAGTTCCTATGATCTTTTGAAAATATGCGTTCATGAGTTCTATACTTACTTCCTTAAAGCAGCATGcacttttggtttgtttttaattagggGTCTCCTATGCTTGATGTGTGGAATAGGAAGGCAGGCGATCACCTGCAACAATTTTCATAGATTGAAAGTTAAACATGAAAAGCCCCCGGAGACCCCACCAACTAGATGCCAGAAAGTTCTGCAGTCATTGACTGTTAACTGCAATTCCAACTATACGGTCAGCCCTCCACATCCATGGGTTCCAtgtccatggattcaaccaacacagattgaaatatttaaaaaaaaaaactataaattccacaaagttccaaaaagcaaaacttgaatttgccCTGCACGGAGTCCTGCACTGAATCCACGCGAATGAAGTGAGTTGTAGGCGTTGTATTGGGTGTTAAAAGgaatctagaggtgatttaaagtgTACAGGAGGATTCTTGTAGGTTTCTGCAGATACTGCGCCATTTTAcatcagagacttgagcatccacagattttggtgtctgagggggtcctggaaccaatctcccacAGATACCAAAGGACGACTGGACATGATTCTGTCTTGCTTAGAGAAGGGAAAGCTAGCTAGAGGCCACCTCCCTGAAAGCTGACAAACCGCCTCTGAACA from the Macaca nemestrina isolate mMacNem1 chromosome 11, mMacNem.hap1, whole genome shotgun sequence genome contains:
- the LOC105473834 gene encoding leucine-rich repeat flightless-interacting protein 1 isoform X12; translation: MDMGTQGSGRKRLPNRERLTAEDDALNQIAREAEARLAAKRAARAEAREIRMKELERQQKEIYQVQKKYYGLDTKWGDIEQWMEDSERYSRRSRRNTSASDEDERMSVGSRGSLRSQPDLEYGGPYAWTNGYDGELYGSQSLNRRSGRPSEYSGHLNSSSRASSRASSARASPVVEDRPEKDFTEKGSRNMPGLSAATLASLGGTSSRRGSGDTSISIDTEASIREIKELNELKDQIQDVEGKYMQGLKEMKDSLAEVEEKYKKAMVSNAQLDNEKTNFMYQVDTLKDMLLELEEQLAESRRQYEEKNKEFEREKHAHSILQFQFAEVKEALKQREEMLEEIRQLQQKQASSIREISDLQETIEWKDKKIGALERQKEFFDSVRSERDDLREEVVMLKEELKKHGIILNSEIATNGETSDTLNNVGYQGPTKMTKEELNALKSTGDGTLGRASEVEVKNEIVANVGKREILHNTEKEQHTEDTVKDCVDIEVFPAGENTEDQKSSEDTAPFLGTLAGATYEEQVQNQILESTSLPENPAQAESDEVMGAPDDRTRTPLEPSSCWNDLDGGNHTGNVGEAAATQVGEQAGTVASCPLGHSDDTVYHDDKCTVEVPQELETSTGHSLEKEFTNQEAAEPKEVPVQSTEVGRDHNEEEGEETVLRDEKPIKTEVPGSPAGTESNGQEATGPSTVDTQSESLDMKEPEEEKNDQQGEALDSSQKKTKNKKKKNKKKKSPVPVETLKDVKKELTYQNTDLSEIKEEEQVKSTDRKSAVEAQNEAPENPKQKIAAESSENADCPENPKIKLAGKLDQEGDDVKTAAEVVLADGDTLDFEDDTVQSLGPRAGGEELDDGVAKDNAKTDGATQSSPLEAESEDADSCALPENESPSQDISDACEAESTERCGMSEHPSQTVRKALDSSSLENDDLSAPGGEPGDFNPESREDTRGGNEKGKSKEDCTMS
- the LOC105473834 gene encoding leucine-rich repeat flightless-interacting protein 1 isoform X15, translated to MDMGTQGSGRKRLPNRERLTAEDDALNQIAREAEARLAAKRAARAEAREIRMKELERQQKEIYQVQKKYYGLDTKWGDIEQWMEDSERYSRRSRRNTSASDEDERMSVGSRGSLRSQPDLEYGGPYAWTNGYDGELYGSQSLNRRSGRVEDRPEKDFTEKGSRNMPGLSAATLASLGGTSSRRGSGDTSISIDTEASIREIKELNELKDQIQDVEGKYMQGLKEMKDSLAEVEEKYKKAMVSNAQLDNEKTNFMYQVDTLKDMLLELEEQLAESRRQYEEKNKEFEREKHAHSILQFQFAEVKEALKQREEMLEEIRQLQQKQASSIREISDLQETIEWKDKKIGALERQKEFFDSVRSERDDLREEVVMLKEELKKHGIILNSEIATNGETSDTLNNVGYQGPTKMTKEELNALKSTGDGTLGRASEVEVKNEIVANVGKREILHNTEKEQHTEDTVKDCVDIEVFPAGENTEDQKSSEDTAPFLGTLAGATYEEQVQNQILESTSLPENPAQAESDEVMGAPDDRTRTPLEPSSCWNDLDGGNHTGNVGEAAATQVGEQAGTVASCPLGHSDDTVYHDDKCTVEVPQELETSTGHSLEKEFTNQEAAEPKEVPVQSTEVGRDHNEEEGEETVLRDEKPIKTEVPGSPAGTESNGQEATGPSTVDTQSESLDMKEPEEEKNDQQGEALDSSQKKTKNKKKKNKKKKSPVPVETLKDVKKELTYQNTDLSEIKEEEQVKSTDRKSAVEAQNEAPENPKQKIAAESSENADCPENPKIKLAGKLDQEGDDVKTAAEVVLADGDTLDFEDDTVQSLGPRAGGEELDDGVAKDNAKTDGATQSSPLEAESEDADSCALPENESPSQDISDACEAESTERCGMSEHPSQTVRKALDSSSLENDDLSAPGGEPGDFNPESREDTRGGNEKGKSKEDCTMS
- the LOC105473834 gene encoding leucine-rich repeat flightless-interacting protein 1 isoform X17 — its product is MDMGTQGSGRKRLPNRERLTAEDDALNQIAREAEARLAAKRAARAEAREIRMKELERQQKEIYQVQKKYYGLDTKWGDIEQWMEDSERYSRRSRRNTSASDEDERMSVGSRGSLRTNGYDGELYGSQSLNRRSGRVEDRPEKDFTEKGSRNMPGLSAATLASLGGTSSRRGSGDTSISIDTEASIREIKELNELKDQIQDVEGKYMQGLKEMKDSLAEVEEKYKKAMVSNAQLDNEKTNFMYQVDTLKDMLLELEEQLAESRRQYEEKNKEFEREKHAHSILQFQFAEVKEALKQREEMLEEIRQLQQKQASSIREISDLQETIEWKDKKIGALERQKEFFDSVRSERDDLREEVVMLKEELKKHGIILNSEIATNGETSDTLNNVGYQGPTKMTKEELNALKSTGDGTLGRASEVEVKNEIVANVGKREILHNTEKEQHTEDTVKDCVDIEVFPAGENTEDQKSSEDTAPFLGTLAGATYEEQVQNQILESTSLPENPAQAESDEVMGAPDDRTRTPLEPSSCWNDLDGGNHTGNVGEAAATQVGEQAGTVASCPLGHSDDTVYHDDKCTVEVPQELETSTGHSLEKEFTNQEAAEPKEVPVQSTEVGRDHNEEEGEETVLRDEKPIKTEVPGSPAGTESNGQEATGPSTVDTQSESLDMKEPEEEKNDQQGEALDSSQKKTKNKKKKNKKKKSPVPVETLKDVKKELTYQNTDLSEIKEEEQVKSTDRKSAVEAQNEAPENPKQKIAAESSENADCPENPKIKLAGKLDQEGDDVKTAAEVVLADGDTLDFEDDTVQSLGPRAGGEELDDGVAKDNAKTDGATQSSPLEAESEDADSCALPENESPSQDISDACEAESTERCGMSEHPSQTVRKALDSSSLENDDLSAPGGEPGDFNPESREDTRGGNEKGKSKEDCTMS
- the LOC105473834 gene encoding leucine-rich repeat flightless-interacting protein 1 isoform X13; the encoded protein is MDMGTQGSGRKRLPNRERLTAEDDALNQIAREAEARLAAKRAARAEAREIRMKELERQQKEIYQVQKKYYGLDTKWGDIEQWMEDSERYSRRSRRNTSASDEDERMSVGSRGSLRTNGYDGELYGSQSLNRRSGRPSEYSGHLNSSSRASSRASSARASPVVEDRPEKDFTEKGSRNMPGLSAATLASLGGTSSRRGSGDTSISIDTEASIREIKELNELKDQIQDVEGKYMQGLKEMKDSLAEVEEKYKKAMVSNAQLDNEKTNFMYQVDTLKDMLLELEEQLAESRRQYEEKNKEFEREKHAHSILQFQFAEVKEALKQREEMLEEIRQLQQKQASSIREISDLQETIEWKDKKIGALERQKEFFDSVRSERDDLREEVVMLKEELKKHGIILNSEIATNGETSDTLNNVGYQGPTKMTKEELNALKSTGDGTLGRASEVEVKNEIVANVGKREILHNTEKEQHTEDTVKDCVDIEVFPAGENTEDQKSSEDTAPFLGTLAGATYEEQVQNQILESTSLPENPAQAESDEVMGAPDDRTRTPLEPSSCWNDLDGGNHTGNVGEAAATQVGEQAGTVASCPLGHSDDTVYHDDKCTVEVPQELETSTGHSLEKEFTNQEAAEPKEVPVQSTEVGRDHNEEEGEETVLRDEKPIKTEVPGSPAGTESNGQEATGPSTVDTQSESLDMKEPEEEKNDQQGEALDSSQKKTKNKKKKNKKKKSPVPVETLKDVKKELTYQNTDLSEIKEEEQVKSTDRKSAVEAQNEAPENPKQKIAAESSENADCPENPKIKLAGKLDQEGDDVKTAAEVVLADGDTLDFEDDTVQSLGPRAGGEELDDGVAKDNAKTDGATQSSPLEAESEDADSCALPENESPSQDISDACEAESTERCGMSEHPSQTVRKALDSSSLENDDLSAPGGEPGDFNPESREDTRGGNEKGKSKEDCTMS
- the LOC105473834 gene encoding leucine-rich repeat flightless-interacting protein 1 isoform X4, with product MDMGTQGSGRKRLPNRERLTAEDDALNQIAREAEARLAAKRAARAEAREIRMKELERQQKEIYQVQKKYYGLDTKWGDIEQWMEDSERYSRRSRRNTSASDEDERMSVGSRGSLRTNGYDGELYGSQSLNRRSGRNSSYSGDSRFSTLSSSREEKLGLSGSNLGLPGGGLAPTPLSAPNGNWASVLDEGSFSGARRGSTSGSRAPSEYSGHLNSSSRASSRASSARASPVVEDRPEKDFTEKGSRNMPGLSAATLASLGGTSSRRGSGDTSISIDTEASIREIKELNELKDQIQDVEGKYMQGLKEMKDSLAEVEEKYKKAMVSNAQLDNEKTNFMYQVDTLKDMLLELEEQLAESRRQYEEKNKEFEREKHAHSILQFQFAEVKEALKQREEMLEEIRQLQQKQASSIREISDLQETIEWKDKKIGALERQKEFFDSVRSERDDLREEVVMLKEELKKHGIILNSEIATNGETSDTLNNVGYQGPTKMTKEELNALKSTGDGTLGRASEVEVKNEIVANVGKREILHNTEKEQHTEDTVKDCVDIEVFPAGENTEDQKSSEDTAPFLGTLAGATYEEQVQNQILESTSLPENPAQAESDEVMGAPDDRTRTPLEPSSCWNDLDGGNHTGNVGEAAATQVGEQAGTVASCPLGHSDDTVYHDDKCTVEVPQELETSTGHSLEKEFTNQEAAEPKEVPVQSTEVGRDHNEEEGEETVLRDEKPIKTEVPGSPAGTESNGQEATGPSTVDTQSESLDMKEPEEEKNDQQGEALDSSQKKTKNKKKKNKKKKSPVPVETLKDVKKELTYQNTDLSEIKEEEQVKSTDRKSAVEAQNEAPENPKQKIAAESSENADCPENPKIKLAGKLDQEGDDVKTAAEVVLADGDTLDFEDDTVQSLGPRAGGEELDDGVAKDNAKTDGATQSSPLEAESEDADSCALPENESPSQDISDACEAESTERCGMSEHPSQTVRKALDSSSLENDDLSAPGGEPGDFNPESREDTRGGNEKGKSKEDCTMS